The nucleotide sequence CAGGAAGAGATCGTCAGCGGTCTCGCCGAGATCGTGAACGAGATCGCCGGTATCCCGGTCGAGGACGTCCAGCTGGACAAGTCCTTCACCGACGACCTGGACGTCGACTCGCTGTCCATGGTCGAGGTCGTCGTCGCCGCCGAAGAGCGCTTCGACGTCAAGATCCCGGACGACGACGTCAAGAACCTCAAGACGGTCGGCGATGCTGCCGATTACATCGCCAAGCACCAGGACTGATCCAGTTCGTGCGTGACGCCACCCGGCGGTGGCGCCGTAAAAATTCAGCACCCTCTACACGTGGAGAAAGAATTCCAGTGAGCCCGACCAATCGCACCGTGGTCGTCACCGGTATCGGCGCAACCACACCACTGGGTGGCGACAGCGCATCGACCTGGGAAGGTCTCCTCGCGGGCCGCTCAGGCGCCCGCACGATCGAGGACGAGCGGTTCGCCGACCTGCCGGTACGGTTCGCCGCCCTCGCCGCGGTCGACCCCGGTGACGTCCTGCCGCGCCCGCTCGCCCGCCGACTGGACCGCTCGGCGCAGTTCGCGCTGATCGCGGCCCGTGAGGCGTGGGCGGACGCCGGTTACACGGGCAAGGCCGGTGAGGACGCCGCTGTCGACCCCGACCGGCTCGGTACCGTCGTCGCCTCCGGCATCGGCGGTGTGATCACGCTGCTCGACCAGTACGACGTACTGCGCGAGAAGGGCGCACGCCGCGTCTCCCCGCACACCGTGCCGATGCTGATGCCGAACGGCCCCTCGGCCAACGTCTCCATCGAGGTGGGGGCCCGCGCGGGCGCACACACTCCCGTCTCCGCCTGCGCCTCGGGCGCCGAGGCGGTCGGGTACGCCGTCGAGATGATCCGTACCGGCCGCGCCGACGTGGTCGTCGCCGGCGGCACGGAGGCGTGCATCCACCCGCTGCCCGTCGCCGCCTTCGCCAGCATGATGGCCATGTCGAAGAACAACGACAACCCGACGGTGGCCTCCCGCCCGTACGACAAGAGCCGTGACGGCTTCGTCATCGGTGAGGGCGCCGGGATCGTCATCCTGGAGTCGGCCGAGCACGCGGCGGCGCGCGGCGCGAAGGTCTACTGCGAGATCCTCGGCCAGGGCGTCTCCTCGGACGCGCACCACATCGCGCAGCCCGAGCCGACCGGCCGCGGCATCGCCAAGGCGCTGGAGAACCTGCTGGCTTCGACCGACCTCAAGCCGGCCGAGGTCGTCCACCTCAACGCGCACGCCACCTCGACCCCGCAGGGCGACATCGCGGAGATCAGGGCGCTGCGCCAGGTGCTGGGCGACGACCTGGACCATGTGGCCGTCTCGGCGACGAAGTCGATGACGGGCCATCTGCTGGGCGGCGCCGGCGGTATCGAGACGGTGGCGACGGTCCTCGCGCTGCACCACCGCACCGCTCCCCCGACGATCAACATCGACGAGCTCGACGAAGAGGTGGAGGCGGACATCGTCCGCGACAAGCCCCGCGCGCTCCCTTCGGGCACGATCGGCGCGATCAACAACTCGTTCGGCTTCGGCGGCCACAACGTGGTCGTGGCGTTCCGTACGGTCTGACGACGCGACAGCGCAACGCCAGGTGCCCCGCCCGGTTTCCGGGCGGGGCACCTGCGCGTTCCGGGCCTGACGGCAGGCTCTAGTCGAAGCTGGCGAAGTACGAGGCCGCCATGTCCTTGTCGCCGTGGCCCTGTTCCTCGGCGCGGCGGAAGCGTTCGGCGCCCGCCGCCGTGAGGTCCATCCGTACGTCCGCCGCTTCCGCCGCCTCGACGATCAGCCGCGCGTCCTTGGCGGCCGTGGAGAGGGCGAAGCTCGGCGGCTCGTAGCCGTCGGACAGGATCACGTCGGACTTGATGTGGAGATAGCCGCAGTCGATGCCCCCGCCGGCGACCGCGTCGAAGAAGCTCTGCGGGTCGACGCCGAGCCCCTTCGCGAGGCCCAGCGTCTCGGCCGTGCCGTGGGTGAGGGCCAGCACCCAGTTGTTGCAGACGAGCTTGAGCCGGGTGGCCGCCGCCGTCGTGGCGTCGTCGGCGACCCAGATCGTGCGCTGGCCGATCGCTTCGAGTACGGAGCCGACCTTGGCGCGCGCCTCCTCGGGGCCCGCGGCGAGCACCGTCAGCTGTCCAGCCTCGGCGGGGCCCTTCGTGCCGAGCACCGGGGAGTCGACGAACAGGACGCCCGCCTGCCGGGCCAGCTCGGCCAGCTCAGTGACGGAGCCGAGGTCGACGGTGGTGGCCTGCAGCCAGACGGCGCCGGGCCGCAGCCCCGGCGCCGCGGCCGTGGCGGCCTCCAGGGCCGCGGGGCCGTCGTACAGCGTGGTGATGACGGTGTCGGCGCCGGTCACGGCCTCCGCCGCGGTCGCGGCGAGTTCGGCGCCTTCGGCGGCCAGCGGCTCGGCCTTGGCGGCGGTGCGGTTCCAGACCCGTACGGTGTGGCCGGTACGGAGCAGGTTGTGGGCGATCGCCGTGCCCATGATGCCGGTACCGAGGACAGCTACTGTCGAATGTTCAGCCATGGGACCTACCGTAAGGGCGGTCCGTGGCGCGGCTGCGGACGGCGGTCGGACGATCTGTCAGACGACCTGGTGCAGCCAGCGGACCGGGGCGCCCTCACCGGCGTAGCGGAAGGGCTCCAGCTCGTCGTCCCACGGTTTGCCGAGCAGCTTGGCGATCTCCGCCTCCAGCTGCGTCTCACCGTGCTGCGAGCGGGCGAGGGCGGCGCGCAGCCGGTCCTCGGGGACCAGGATGTCGCCGTGCATCCCGGTGACGGCGTGGAAGATGCCCAGGTCGGGCGTGGCGCTGTAGCGCTCGCCCTCGGCGGTGGGGCAGGGCTCGGCCGTCACCTCGAAGCGCAGCATCTGCCAGCCGCGCAGGGCGGACGCGAGTTTGGACGCGGTGCCCGCCCGGCCCTGCCAGGAGAACTCGGATCTCCAGGTGCCGGGGGACGCGGGCTGGCGGATCCAGTCGAGCTGGACCCGCAGGCCGAGCACGCCTGCTACCGCCCATTCGATGTGCGGGCACATCGCGCGTGGTGCGGAGTGAACGTACAGAACTCCACGTGTCGTCACCGGGACCTCCAGTGTGGGACGAGGTTCGCCTTTCCCAGCGGCCTCAGTAAACATCATCGGGAGTTAAACTCCGCAAAAGGGACAGCATGTGACGTGATGTAATTTACCGGAGCCTGCGGAACGGGCGCCTCTGGTTCGACGTGGCAAAAGCTACCGTGCGGCGGAGGGCCGGGGGTGTCGTACGGTCGGTCCGGGGGCCGATTCACGCGAAGCTTTCACTCGCCAGGACTCAGGGGAGCGTGTTCATGGGGGTAGGACGCCGGAAGGGCCGGGTACGGTTCTGCGCCGCGACGGTCGTGACAGCGGCCGTGCTCGCGGGCAGCGGGGCGCTGGCCGGCTGTGGCTCGTCCGGGGGACCGCCGGACGGCGGTGCGTCGAGGCGGGCAAGCCCGGCGCCGAAGCCCGTCCCGGTCTGGAACCGCAGCCCGCGCTCGGTGGCCGCGGTCGGCGATTCGATCACCCGTGGTTTCGACGCGTGTGTGCCGTTCAGCGACTGCCCCGAGGTGTCCTGGGCGACCGGCACGGACAGCGGTGTGGACAGCCTCGCCACCCGGCTCGTCGGCGCGCCGACCGCCGCGAAACGCAGCTGGAACGAGGCGCGGTCGGGGGCCCGGATGGCGGATCTGCCGGGCCAGATGGCGCAAGCGGCGCGGCGCGTGCCGGATCTGGTGACGGTCATGGTCGGCGCCAACGACGCCTGTCAGGACTCGGTGGACCTGATGACGCCGGTGGCCGACTTCCGTACGTCGTTCACCGCCGCCATGCGCCGGCTGCGGACCGGCGCCCCCAAGGCGCAGGTGTACGTGTCGAGCGTGCCCGACCTGAAGCGGCTGTGGTCGACGGGGCGTGACAACCCGCTGGGCCGGCAGATCTGGAAGCTGGGGATCTGCGCGTCGATGCTCGGCGATGCGCAGGACGACGGCGCGGCGGCGCAGCGCCGCAGGGAGACGGTGTACGACCGGGTCGTGGCGTACAACGGCGTGCTGAAGGACGTGTGCGCGAAGGATGTGCGCTGCCGCTACGACGGCGGGGCGGTCTTCGACTTCCGGTTCACCGGCGAGCAGCTGAGCCCGTGGGACTGGTTCCATCCCAGCAAGGACGGCCAGGGCGAGCTGGCGGAGATCGCGTACCGCAATGTCACCGCTCTCAGAGCCCCGGCGTAGGGTTTCGCCGTGACTGACATACGCCGCGAAGAAGCCGGTACGACGGCCGACTCCACCCCTGTCCACGCCTGGACGCTGGAGCGGGCCGGTACCCGGGTCAGGCTGCTGACGTACGGCGGTGTCATCCAGTCGCTCCAGGTGCCCGGCCGGGACGGTACGCGGGCGGACGTGGTGCTGGGGCTGCCCGCCCTGGCGGACTATCTGACGTCCAGCGGCCCGTACTTCGGCGCGCTGATCGGCCGGTACGCGAACCGGATCGGGGGCGCGGCCTTCACCCTGGACGGCCGGACGTACCGGCTGCCGGCCAACGACGGGGACAACTGCCTGCACGGCGGCGGGTACGGCTTCGACCGGCGGGTGTGGGACGCGGAGCCCGTCGAGGACGGCGTGCGGCTGTCCCGGACCAGCCCGGACGGCGAGGAGGGCTTCCCCGGCCGGCTGGACGTATCGGCGGCGTACACGCTGACGGCCGCGGGGGCGCTGCGGATCGACTACCGGGCGGTGACGGACGCGCCGACGCCGGTCTGTCTGACCAACCACACGTACTGGAACCTCGGCGGCGCCGGCAGCGGCCCCGCGGGCGGCCATGAACTGCGCATCGCCGCCGGGCACATCACGCCGGTGGGCCCGGGTACCGTCCCGACGGGCGAGCTGACGCCGGTCGGCGGGACCCGGTTCGACTTCCGCGAGGCGCGGGCCGTGGGCCAGGGGTACGACCACAACTTCGTGCTGGACACCGCGGGTCCCGACGAGGTGGCGGCCGAGCTGTACGACCCGGTCTCGGGGCGGCTGCTGATCGTGACCACGACCGAGCCGGGGATGCAGCTGTACACCGGCGACAGCTTCGACGGGAAGCCGTTCGGGCCGGGTGACGGTGTCGCGCTGGAGACACAGCACTTCCCCGACTCGCCCAACCGCCCGGAGTTCCCCGCCACGGTGCTGCGGCCGGGCGAGGTGTACACGTCCTCGACGACGTACGCCTTCGGGATCCGCTGAGCCGGACCCTCAGGTGCTCCGGGGGCCGCGCGTATGTGTACGGCCCCGGGGCGGTGTCAGGTTCCGCCTCGGGGCCGTACACGTTTTCTCCCCCTACCCCCGGCTATGCCTCGGTATCCACCACGGCACTCAACCGGCGGTCGGCGACGGAACGGGCGGCCTGGATCTCATATCTGCCCGCGACGTACGTCCAGGAACCGGACTCCTCGTCCCAGATCTCGAAGGCCCTGCGCGGCAGCGGGATCCGCGCCTCGACGCTCTCCCCCGGCGCCGCCTCGACCGAGGCGAACCCGGCCAGCCAGCGGGCGGGCCGCTCCACCGTCGGCGCGCCGTCCGCGCTCGTGACGGGCGCGAGATAGATCTGGACGACCTCACGGCCCGCGCGCGGCCCGCTGTTGGTCAGCCGCACCCGCACCTCGGTGCCGGTGGCCTCGATCGTCTCGTAGCTCCACTCGGTGTAGCCGAGCCCGTGGCCGAACGGGTACGCGGGGGTCGTACCGGCCCGCTCCCAGGCCCGGTAGCCGATGAAGACGCCCTCGGTGTAGTGGAGTTCGCCCTCGGCCGTCGGGGTGGTGTCCGACACGGGCGCGTCGGCGAGCACGGCGGGCCAGGTGGTCGGCAGCCGGCCGCCGGGCTCCTCGGCGCCGAGCAGGACGTCGGCGAGCGCAGCGCCGCCCTCCTGGCCGGGGAACCAGCTCAGCAGGACGGCCGCCACGTCGTCGCGCCACGGCAGCTCCACGGGCGAGCCGGTGTTGACGACCACGACGGTGTTGGCGTTGACGGCGGCGACGGCCCGTACGAGGTCGTCCTGGCGGCCCGGGAGCTTGAGGTCCTTGCGGTCGAAGCCCTCGGACTCGACGGCGTCGGTGGTGGCGACCACGACGACAGCGGTGTCTGCGGCGCGGGCCGCCTCGACGGCCTCGGCGATCAGCTCGTCCGGGTCGAACTGCGGCCCGAGGTGGAGCAGCGAGAAGCTGACGGCGGCCATCGGGAGGTCGTCGGCCTTGTGGACGACGTCGCGCAGCGAGACCTCGACGGGCACGCCCGCCGCCAGCTCGACCCGGGCGCGCTCGGTGGGCGTGCCGAAGAAGGCGGCGAACGGGTCGGAGTCGGTGCCCCGTCCCTGCTCTCCCTCGAAGACGGTCTCGCCGCCGACGGCGAGCGTGAGGCCGCCGACGCCGCGGGTACCGAAGGTGTGCTCGCCGCTCTCGCGCGGGGTGAAGGTGCCGCGGATCTCGACCGTGTGGAGCTCGTCGAACGCGACGCCGTCGGGCAGGTCGCTGCCGACCCACTGGACCCGGCCGTTGGGCAGCGGGTCACTGGCCAGCACCCGACCGTCGGCTGCCGTGCAGACGGCCGCCAGCGCGAACCCCTTCTCGGCGACGGCGAGTTCGGTGCTGGGGTCGGCTCCGACGGTGTAGGTCAGGGCGCCTTCGGGCAGCGCGGCCGTGAGCCCGTCGAGCGGCGAGACGACATGGTCGGGGAAGACCGTCGCCGAACCGCCGCCGAGGATACGGGCGTCGCGCGCCGCGGCGCCGCTGAGGGCGATCGTGCCGGCTGCCGGGTCGAGCGGCAGCGCGGGGCGCCCGTCCCGTACGTCGTTGCGTACGAGCACGAAGGAGCGGCGGGCGATCTCGCGGGTCAGCGCGTCGCCGTCGACGGTCGCGGGCGGCTCGGTCACGACGGCGGGTGCGCCGTCCAGGACGCCGACGCGGGCGGCGAGCCGCAGGACGTTGCGTACGGCTTCGTCGACCGCCGCCTCTTCGACCTCACCGGCCCTGACGGCGGCGGCGAGCGCGGGGCCGTACACCGTCTTGGGACCCGGCATGGCGACGTCGAGGCCGCCGATGAGGGCGCCGGTGGTGGAGCGCGCCGCCAGCCAGTCGGAGACGATGTACCCGTCGAACCCCCATTCGCCGCGCAGGACTTCACGCTGGAGGTAGCGGTGCTCGGTCATGCTCGTGCCGTTGACCGTGTTGTACGCGGCCATGATGCCCCAGGGGTGGGCGTTGGCGACGATCGCCTCGAACGGCGCGAGGTACAGCTCGCGCAGCGGCCGGGGGGTGACGACGTTGTCGACCGTGAAGCGGTCCGTCTCGGCGTCGTTGGCGACGAAGTGCTTGACGGTGGTACCGACTCCGCCGTCCTGCACGCCTTGGACGTAGCCGGTGCCGATCGCGCCGGTGAGGAAGGGGTCTTCGCTGTACGCCTCGAAGTGCCGGCCGCCGAGCGGCGAGCGGTGCAGGTTGACGGTCGGCGCGAGCAGGACGTGCACGCCCTTGCGGCGGGCCTCCTGGGCGAGCAGCCGGCCGGCCCGGCGGGCGAGACCGGGGTCCCAGGCCGCGGCGAGCGCGGTCGGCGAGGGGAGCGCGACGGACGGGTCGTCGGCCGTCCAGCGGACGCCGCGTACCCCGACGGGCCCGTCGGACATGACCAGTGAGGCGAGGCCGATCTGGGGAAGCGCCGGCAGGGACCACTGGTCCTGCCCGGCGAGCAGCCGTGTCTTGGCGTCCAGGTCGAGCTTGCCGAGCGCCGCCTCCACGGCGTCGTTACGTGCCTCGTCGGCCCCTGTGCTGGGTGCGCCTGCCACGGCCGTACCTCCTCGTGAACGTCCGGAATGATGGTTACATGGTGAACCTGCTGCCTGTAAGTGGGTAGGGTTCGTAATTCTTTCGTTACATTAATGGCGGGAAGGACCGAGCTGGATGGCGAGAGCCAGGACTGAGGAGCGGCGCGCCGAGATCCTCCGCGCGGCCTTGGAGGTGATCGCCGAGCGCGGCTACCGGGGCACCACGCTGGGCGCTGTCGCCGAGCGGGTGGGCCTCACCCAGCAGGGGCTGCTGCACCACTTCCCCACCAAGGAGGCCCTGCTGGTCGCGGTCCTGGAGGACCGGGACACCTGGGACACGGGGGGCGGCGGCAGCGACCGCAAGGGGTGGCGGCTCGAACTGCTCACCTCACTGGTGGACTACAACGCGATGCGGCCCGGCATCGTGCAGACCTTCTCCGCGCTCCTCGGCGAGTCCGTCACGGAGGACCACCCGGCGCGGGACTTCTTCACGCACCGCTACGACCAGGTGCGGGGCAACATGACGGCGGTGTTGCGCGACGAGTTCGGCGACCGGCTGCCGGGCGGACTGACCCCGGAGCAGGCGGCGCCGCTGCTGACGGCGGTGATGGACGGGCTTCAGTACCAGTGGCTGCTGGACCCGGACTCGGTGGACATGCCGGGCGCGTTCCGCGACTTCCTCACCCTGCTGCGGGCGGGAGGTTCAGGGCCTGCGGCGTGACGGGGGCGCCGGCGGCGGGCGCCGTGCCGGGCGCGGGCTCGCCGGCGGACGTCTCGCCGCGCGCGGGGTCGCCTTCGGACGTCTCGCCGGTCAGACGGCGCGCGAGGAGGGTGGCTCCCGCCACGGCGCCGGGCATCAGGAAGACCGCGACGACCGGGACGAGGAAGGCGAGCGTCAGCGGGACGCCGAAGCCGAGGGTGAGCATCCGGCGACCCCGGAGCATCCGGAGCCGTTCCCGCAGCTCGATCCTGCGGCGCTGGAGCGCGACGGCGGTCAGCTCCTCGGCGAGGAAGAAGCCCGAGACGCAGAAGCCGATCGCGGGGACGACGGTCTGGCCGACGACGGGGATGAAGCCGAGGCCGAAGAACAGGATGCCGTAGAGCGCGACCCGGACCAGGATGCGCAGGCTGTCCCGCGCCGAGATCCACAACTCCCGCCAGAACGGCCCCGACTCGGGCACGTCGCCGCCCTCGGCGCGGTCGACGGCCTCGGACAGCGACTCGTAGAAGGGCTGGCCGACCAGCAGCGTGACCGCGGTGAAGGTCACCACGAGGAGGAACAGGACGAGGGCGAAGATCAGCACGGTGAAGGCGTCACGGAACAGGCCCTGCCAGGGCGACGACCAGTCGTCGGCGAAGGGCGTGGCCCAGGCCGCCAGGTCGTCGGCGCCGTAGACGAGCCCGATCAGGGCGCCCGCGTACAGCACGAGCGTGACCAGACCGGGCAGCAGGCCGAAGCCGAACCACCGGCCGTGGCCGAGGACCCAGCGCTGGCCCTTCATCAAGTACCCGAAACCCGCCCCGAGATCATGCATACGTCAAAGCCTATCGGCTCGGTGCCTGACAGGCTCCTGACGAACGGGACGGGGGCCCGGCCGGAATCCGGCCGGGCCCCCGCGTGGTGTCGCGGCGTCGCGCTGTGCCTGGTGCGGCGGGGTCAGGCGACGGAGAGGTCGACCTTGATGTTGCCGCGGGTCGCGTTCGAGTACGGGCACACCTGGTGCGCCTTCTCCAGCAGGTCCTTGGCCGTGGCCTCGTCGAGCGTCGGGAAGGAACCGATCAGCTCGACCGCGAGGCCGAAGCCGCCGGCGTCGGTCTTGCCGATGCTGACCTTGGCGGTCACGGTCGACCCCTTGATGTCGGCCTTCTCCTGGCGGGCGACGACGCCGAGCGCGCTCTGGAAGCAGGCGCTGTAGCCGGCCGCGAACAGCTGCTCGGGGTTGGTGCCCGCGCCGCTGCCGCCCATCGACTTCGGGGGGTTGACGGTCACGTCGAGGTTGCCGTCGTCACTGGCGACCCGGCCGTCACGGCCGTTCTCCGCCGTGGCGGTCGCGGTGTACAGCACGTCGATGTTCTGGATGCTCATACTGGTGCGTTTCCTTCTGCTTGTACGCCACGGCTCGCGCCCACGGACCGTGCCGGCCTGGGTCCGAGCCTAACGCGTGGGAGTTCAGGAGTGAGCTGACGGGCCGACGTCAGAGGCCGACGACCATCTTTCCGGTGTTCTCGCCGCGGAGCATGCCGAGAAACGCGTCGAACCCGTTCTCGATGCCCTGGACGACGGTCTCGTGGTACTTCAGCTCGCCGGATTCGAGCCAGCCCGCGACGTCCTTCACGAACTGCGGCTGGAGCCCGAAGTGGTCGACGACGAGCATGCCTTCGAGGCGCAGCCGCTTGCCGATCACCAGCGCGAGGTTGCGCGGCGCCGGGGTGGGCTCCGTGGAGTTGTACTGCGCGATCATCCCGCAGATGACGGCCCTGCCGTGCAGGTTGAACGAGGAGAGTGCCGCTTCGAGGTGGTCGCCGCCGACATTGTCG is from Streptomyces sp. NBC_00370 and encodes:
- a CDS encoding acyl carrier protein produces the protein MAATQEEIVSGLAEIVNEIAGIPVEDVQLDKSFTDDLDVDSLSMVEVVVAAEERFDVKIPDDDVKNLKTVGDAADYIAKHQD
- the fabF gene encoding beta-ketoacyl-ACP synthase II — its product is MSPTNRTVVVTGIGATTPLGGDSASTWEGLLAGRSGARTIEDERFADLPVRFAALAAVDPGDVLPRPLARRLDRSAQFALIAAREAWADAGYTGKAGEDAAVDPDRLGTVVASGIGGVITLLDQYDVLREKGARRVSPHTVPMLMPNGPSANVSIEVGARAGAHTPVSACASGAEAVGYAVEMIRTGRADVVVAGGTEACIHPLPVAAFASMMAMSKNNDNPTVASRPYDKSRDGFVIGEGAGIVILESAEHAAARGAKVYCEILGQGVSSDAHHIAQPEPTGRGIAKALENLLASTDLKPAEVVHLNAHATSTPQGDIAEIRALRQVLGDDLDHVAVSATKSMTGHLLGGAGGIETVATVLALHHRTAPPTINIDELDEEVEADIVRDKPRALPSGTIGAINNSFGFGGHNVVVAFRTV
- a CDS encoding NAD(P)-dependent oxidoreductase, which translates into the protein MAEHSTVAVLGTGIMGTAIAHNLLRTGHTVRVWNRTAAKAEPLAAEGAELAATAAEAVTGADTVITTLYDGPAALEAATAAAPGLRPGAVWLQATTVDLGSVTELAELARQAGVLFVDSPVLGTKGPAEAGQLTVLAAGPEEARAKVGSVLEAIGQRTIWVADDATTAAATRLKLVCNNWVLALTHGTAETLGLAKGLGVDPQSFFDAVAGGGIDCGYLHIKSDVILSDGYEPPSFALSTAAKDARLIVEAAEAADVRMDLTAAGAERFRRAEEQGHGDKDMAASYFASFD
- a CDS encoding DUF3145 domain-containing protein; translation: MTTRGVLYVHSAPRAMCPHIEWAVAGVLGLRVQLDWIRQPASPGTWRSEFSWQGRAGTASKLASALRGWQMLRFEVTAEPCPTAEGERYSATPDLGIFHAVTGMHGDILVPEDRLRAALARSQHGETQLEAEIAKLLGKPWDDELEPFRYAGEGAPVRWLHQVV
- a CDS encoding SGNH/GDSL hydrolase family protein, which codes for MGVGRRKGRVRFCAATVVTAAVLAGSGALAGCGSSGGPPDGGASRRASPAPKPVPVWNRSPRSVAAVGDSITRGFDACVPFSDCPEVSWATGTDSGVDSLATRLVGAPTAAKRSWNEARSGARMADLPGQMAQAARRVPDLVTVMVGANDACQDSVDLMTPVADFRTSFTAAMRRLRTGAPKAQVYVSSVPDLKRLWSTGRDNPLGRQIWKLGICASMLGDAQDDGAAAQRRRETVYDRVVAYNGVLKDVCAKDVRCRYDGGAVFDFRFTGEQLSPWDWFHPSKDGQGELAEIAYRNVTALRAPA
- a CDS encoding aldose epimerase family protein; its protein translation is MTDIRREEAGTTADSTPVHAWTLERAGTRVRLLTYGGVIQSLQVPGRDGTRADVVLGLPALADYLTSSGPYFGALIGRYANRIGGAAFTLDGRTYRLPANDGDNCLHGGGYGFDRRVWDAEPVEDGVRLSRTSPDGEEGFPGRLDVSAAYTLTAAGALRIDYRAVTDAPTPVCLTNHTYWNLGGAGSGPAGGHELRIAAGHITPVGPGTVPTGELTPVGGTRFDFREARAVGQGYDHNFVLDTAGPDEVAAELYDPVSGRLLIVTTTEPGMQLYTGDSFDGKPFGPGDGVALETQHFPDSPNRPEFPATVLRPGEVYTSSTTYAFGIR
- a CDS encoding glycoside hydrolase family 3 protein; amino-acid sequence: MAGAPSTGADEARNDAVEAALGKLDLDAKTRLLAGQDQWSLPALPQIGLASLVMSDGPVGVRGVRWTADDPSVALPSPTALAAAWDPGLARRAGRLLAQEARRKGVHVLLAPTVNLHRSPLGGRHFEAYSEDPFLTGAIGTGYVQGVQDGGVGTTVKHFVANDAETDRFTVDNVVTPRPLRELYLAPFEAIVANAHPWGIMAAYNTVNGTSMTEHRYLQREVLRGEWGFDGYIVSDWLAARSTTGALIGGLDVAMPGPKTVYGPALAAAVRAGEVEEAAVDEAVRNVLRLAARVGVLDGAPAVVTEPPATVDGDALTREIARRSFVLVRNDVRDGRPALPLDPAAGTIALSGAAARDARILGGGSATVFPDHVVSPLDGLTAALPEGALTYTVGADPSTELAVAEKGFALAAVCTAADGRVLASDPLPNGRVQWVGSDLPDGVAFDELHTVEIRGTFTPRESGEHTFGTRGVGGLTLAVGGETVFEGEQGRGTDSDPFAAFFGTPTERARVELAAGVPVEVSLRDVVHKADDLPMAAVSFSLLHLGPQFDPDELIAEAVEAARAADTAVVVVATTDAVESEGFDRKDLKLPGRQDDLVRAVAAVNANTVVVVNTGSPVELPWRDDVAAVLLSWFPGQEGGAALADVLLGAEEPGGRLPTTWPAVLADAPVSDTTPTAEGELHYTEGVFIGYRAWERAGTTPAYPFGHGLGYTEWSYETIEATGTEVRVRLTNSGPRAGREVVQIYLAPVTSADGAPTVERPARWLAGFASVEAAPGESVEARIPLPRRAFEIWDEESGSWTYVAGRYEIQAARSVADRRLSAVVDTEA
- a CDS encoding TetR/AcrR family transcriptional regulator: MARARTEERRAEILRAALEVIAERGYRGTTLGAVAERVGLTQQGLLHHFPTKEALLVAVLEDRDTWDTGGGGSDRKGWRLELLTSLVDYNAMRPGIVQTFSALLGESVTEDHPARDFFTHRYDQVRGNMTAVLRDEFGDRLPGGLTPEQAAPLLTAVMDGLQYQWLLDPDSVDMPGAFRDFLTLLRAGGSGPAA
- a CDS encoding EI24 domain-containing protein, whose translation is MHDLGAGFGYLMKGQRWVLGHGRWFGFGLLPGLVTLVLYAGALIGLVYGADDLAAWATPFADDWSSPWQGLFRDAFTVLIFALVLFLLVVTFTAVTLLVGQPFYESLSEAVDRAEGGDVPESGPFWRELWISARDSLRILVRVALYGILFFGLGFIPVVGQTVVPAIGFCVSGFFLAEELTAVALQRRRIELRERLRMLRGRRMLTLGFGVPLTLAFLVPVVAVFLMPGAVAGATLLARRLTGETSEGDPARGETSAGEPAPGTAPAAGAPVTPQALNLPPAAG
- a CDS encoding organic hydroperoxide resistance protein, yielding MSIQNIDVLYTATATAENGRDGRVASDDGNLDVTVNPPKSMGGSGAGTNPEQLFAAGYSACFQSALGVVARQEKADIKGSTVTAKVSIGKTDAGGFGLAVELIGSFPTLDEATAKDLLEKAHQVCPYSNATRGNIKVDLSVA